The Spirochaetota bacterium genomic interval CAGCTTCTCGGCCATCTCAGAGGAGATGACATAGGTCTGGACAAGCTGCCGGGCGAAAGCCACCTCGTCGGCGTCTCGTAGCTGGACCACCGACTCGATAGGCTCGAATTGGATCAGGTCTCCGTATCTCATCGCGACTGCCCTCCTGCTCTTTCGTTCCTTGTCTTCATACAGCGGCCTCCGGGCTCACTACCAGGAAATCTTGCACCGGATACCGCCTGTACTCGGGGTGATCCGGCGTCGCATAGACCATGTGCTCGCCGTCGATGGTGCCGCTCCAAGCCGCGACCACTGTCTTGTTCCGCGAGAGCCCCTGCAGAAGCCGCAGCGGGTCCTGCTTGAGCGAGATGTCAAAGAGGACCTCGATGTTGTCCAGCAAGACCACGTCAGTTGCTGCTGATCCTACGATCTCAGAGAGAAGGCGGGGTAACTGCAGTGCCCGCTGGCGCTCGGTGAGGTCGAGCATGCGCCGAGAAAGCTCGAGGTTGACGTTGACCAGCGGAGCCGCCGTACGCTCATGAACATCCTGGAGCGCGGCGGTCTTGCCCGCACCAGCCGGGGCCACCAGCATGACAAGACGGTGGTACAACTCCGCAGCTTGGCCAATTCGCTTTATGACTCTATCGGCGAGTGGTTCCGCCATTAGCGATCTCCTTTTGATCCAGGCTCGTTATCGCCGGCTCCGCCAGACTTCACCCACTCGTCCACTTCTTTCTTGTTGAACTTCCAAAGCCGACCGATCTTGTGGCCCGGCATCTGCCGTTCACTGATCCACTTGTAGACCGTATCCCGCTTGATGCCGAGATGGTCCGCAATCTCATCTACGGAGAGCCATCGGTCTTCCATCATGCGACTCCACTCACTGTTGGCTTCATCGGTTGCCTCGCAACAGCCTTTTTCGTTTGGTTGATCGGTGTTCCACGTTCCAGCCTTCGGCGTTTACGTCCCAATAAACCATGATAAACAGGGTTACAATATATCAGACTGATGTCCATTGTCAAGCGGTTTGTCCGGTTATTTTCTGTATTTGACCGAGTGTAACCGAGTCAAGGCTTCCAGGACCAGCGGGACCCACCCAGAGGGGTAAGCCTGCCCGAGATCGGGTCTTCACTCACGTAGAGCCAAGCCGAAAGATCGGCTCCGTTGACCTGGACAGGGACCAGGACACGGCGGTAGAGGCAGGGACCGCCGGGGCGGAACCGGAAGCTCCCTCCAGCCCTTTTCCTCCGCCAGCACGGCGTCGAGGTACGCCGGGTCCGACGCGTAGAGGACCGCCTTGCGGCGGGGATGCCACCGCCTTTCCAACGGCCGGTTCACCTTAAGCACAAAGACGGTGCCCGGGTCGGTCCGGCAGGCGATGATGGCGGTTATCTGCCCGCGGCAGCGCCGGAGGCGCGCCTTAAACCGCTCGATATCCATGGCACCGGCGCGGCGTTCGCGGCCAGACGGAACAGAATCTCGCTGTCCACATCGGCGAAGCGCCGCATCTTCCAGCGCCGGAACAGGTAGTCGGCGTTGTAAATGGTGCCGTTGTGGGTGCCGATCATCTCCCCGGCGCGGATCGGGTGGTTGTTGCTGTTGACCCGCTCGTCCCCTCGAGTGCGCCACCGGGTATGGCCGAGCAGAAGAGTGGCGCGGTTGTTTATGCCGGCCAGGAGTTCGGCGAAGGCCTTGTCCATCGCAACCCGCTCGGCCGTCACAGGGCGCTTGAAAAGCCGATGTCCGCCGTCGACATCGAGCCACGCCGCGCCGGTGGCATGGGGTCCACGCTCCTCGCTCAATATCAACAGGCGAGTGAAGAGCCAGGCGAGGTGATCCCGCTCCTCGGCGCGCCGCCGCTTTTTTCCGAAGATGACTCCCGCGAGCCCGCACATCAGGATTTCCCTCCCTGCGGGCCGGATTAAATCGGGATCTGGAGGGACTGGGCGTTGTGAAGACGGACGTGTTAAAGAAAATTGGGGATGTTTGCCGCGCGGTCCGGGGATTCCATGAACTCTATTTCCGATCGGAAAAAGCGGACAAGGGGCGGCTCCTTGCAAGCGTAGCGGAAATGGTTTTAGTATTTCCGGTTCAAGGAGACTGTTATAAAAAATAAAAGAATGCTCCCCCGGTAGGACTCGAACCTACGACCCAGTGGTTAACAGCCACTTGCTCTACCGACTGAGCTACAGGGGAATAGTGCGCTACAGTGCCGACGCGCGGGACGCTCCCGTCGTTGCGCTGTCCGGAACCGACGGGGTCCGCCGAACGGTGGAATACCTAATAGCGACAGGCCCGCGGACTGTCAATCTTTTTTATTATTTCCCGTGGGAAGAAAATTCTCTTGATTAATAAACGATCAACAAATAAGAATAATCACGGCTTGTCTGCCGTACCGATAAAAATAGAGAAGCCGTATACCCGGAACAAAGGCTTTTATCCGCCGGCCGACCGGCGAAATCGAAACGCTCCGGTAGCGTACGGCATGTGCGAAGCCAGACCTTTTACGTGACAGGGAGCGGAAATGCCCGTATACGGCGAATTCGACGGTGTTCATTCAGATAATGCCGCCGTCGCGGGCGCCGGAGCGGCGGCAGGGCTCCCCGGCGGCGAACACAACCTGCTGCGCGAAAAGACCTTCAACGAAGAGCTCAGGCATCTCGTCGACAAGGTTACCTCCCACGAAACGTCCGACCGGACGGCGGAAGATATCGACGGCATTTCCGACGACGAGCTCGTTCGCCGCCTGCACCTTCTATTTTACCGCTCAATGCACCTGGAAAACGCGGGGGCCGTGCGGGAACAGCTTCAGGACGTGCGGCTTATCGAGGGGCGCGATGAGGATTCGGTCATAAACGCGATTCACGAAGGGCTGACGGCGCTTTCATTTCCAGCATATTCACTCCTTCCTTTCAATCTGGAGAAACGCTGTTTTACCCCCGCCATAAACACCATAAACAGTCTCGACGTTTACAGTCTGTTTATAGATATTTACGACGGGCTGTACGCCGCCATCGCCGACGGCGGGCGGGGAATCCTCCTCAGCCCGAAATCTATCAGGGACGACGCATTTCTGAGAAAGCGCTTCGTCGCCAAATCCGGTGTGCTTGAGGACTATCTCTACATCAATTCTATGCGGAACATCTATCGTCCGCTTCTCATCGAGTTCCATGGATCCGGCAGTGTCGATCCCGGCTTCCGCATGTCGCCGATCCTTATCATCAGGATGAAAAAGTCGGAGTCTTCCGAGGGGTCCGCGGTCCTGGACGAAAGGATATCCCGTCGGCTTGCCCTTGCGTTCCTGCTTTATGCGTCCGAGGAGCTGAAGCGGGTCGGAAAATCAGGTGGAGATATTCTGGTTCGCCATTACCGGTGCCTGGAGTATATTTACATGGCATTCTCCCGAATGAAAGGCGGAACGTGTTTCATTTTCAATTTCAGGGAGTATCATCATGCCACGGGGCGTTACCTGTATTCGTATTTCGAATCGGCGCTGCGGGCCGGACTTTCGGGTTCTTCATTTATTCAGCAGCTTGACAAAAACAGGGTCGCCGTTTTTGTCTCGATGAACGACGCTGAATGGGTAAAAGACACGGCCGCGCGGTGGCGCGCGGCGCATGGAGACATCTTTTCCATTTCGCTCCTCGATTCGGGAAAAGGCCTTAATTACATCGATTTTCTGAATAGTTACGTATTTCAATAGGAATGGCGACCGGATGAGAAATAATTGCATTTCAGGCCGTCCTGACGGGTATGAGTATGAGCGCATCCGTGCAATAAAGGTGCAATACTCATCGGCAGACCGTGGCAACGGTAACAACGACGGATGAATGGAATACCGGACACCGAAATCGATCCTGATATTGCTTGTCTGCTGGGCCTTTTCGGCAATGGCGCTTCGCAGCGGCGCGTTAGCCGCCGGTTCAGCCGGCACCTCCGGCGCGGATTTTCTTGAAATCGGCGTGGGAAGCCGTCCCCTTGGAATGGGGGAGGCGTTTACCGCGGCCACCGACGACATCAACTCGATCTATTACAATCCCGCGGGCCTCGGCACCATGCGTTATCCGGTGGCTTCCATCATGCACCAGGAGCTTATCCTCGATTCGCGGTTCGAAAACATCAGCGCGGCCTTTCCGATTTTTTACGGATTCATGGGCGTCTCCAACTCGATCTTCTGGGTGCCTCCGTTCGATAAAATCGATATCGACGGAAATAAAACGGGGACCGTCACCTTTTACAATGCCTGTTTTACCCTGGCATACGGCCAGTCGCTCGGCTTTATGGAGGTCGGCGGATCGGTCAAATACATCCATCAGAAAATAGACACGCTCACCCTGCATTCGGCAGCAATGGATTTCGGGGTGTTGAAACGGCTGTATATGTATTCGCCCTTCGACGCGCCCATTCGCAATTTCGTGCTGGGGATGTCCCTGCAGAACATCGGCACGAAAGCGAAAGACGACGAACTCCCTCGGCTCATGAGGATGGGGGCCTCGTATTACCTGACCCGCTGGTTCGGCGTCAATCTCGACGTTATGCAGTACTTCATCGATGATTCGGACCTGTATGATTTCACCTACGGTTTCGAGGAGAGCCTGAGGGCGAACGTCGGTATGGAGCTGAACTATTTCAATATCCTCGCGCTTCGCGGGGGATATCGCTTCAACGATTCCGGCAAATACAGCCTCGGCATGGGATTCAACTACGCGGTAAAGGACGTCGGTTTCTCTATCGATGCATCGTACACCGATTCGGGAATCTTCGGACCGGTATACTCATTCTCGATAACGTTCAAGCTCATCCCCAAGGTCATAACCGTCGAAGACCAGTTGAAGGCGGAGGCGCATTACCAGAAGGCGATAAAGTACTATATAGCAAACGACATAGATTCCGCCCTGGACGAGTTCAGGAGCTGCAGGGATTACAATCCCTATCACAAGAACGTTAAAAAGAAGATACAAGACCTCGAATATCTGAAGGAACTTAAGCGGAAGAATGAAGAACTCGACCAGAGACGGACGCGGGGATGATGAGCTGAGGCCAGTATCGGCGACCCGGGATATTCAGACCGCCGGGGAGGGCGCACTTCTGTTCGCGATGGGCGAAACGCGCGTACTGTGCGCGGCAAGCGTATCGCGAACGGTGCCCGATCACGCGGCCGCGAAGGGATGGGGATGGATAACCTCCGAATATACCATGCTGCCATATTCGACCAGCCCCAGGACCGAGAGGCGCGCATTGCGGCCGGATGGCAGGGCGATCGAGATACAGCGCCTTGTAGGACGATCGCTTCGCAGTGGTGCGGATCTCTCGAAACTCGAGGGATACAGCATTACGGTGGACTGCGACGTGATGAAGGCGGACGGCGGCACCCGCACCGCCGCGATAACCGGGGGATTTATCGTGCTGCGCATGGCGGTTGACGCTCTGTTAGCAAAGGGAGGGCTTTCGCATGATCCTCTGCAGACATCCGTGGCCGCGGTCTCAACGGGTCTGGTTGACGGAAGGATGCTTCTGGACCTCGATTATTCCGAGGACTCGCGCGCGTCGGTCGATATGAATATCGTGATGGACGATCGTTTCAATTTTATCGAGGTTCAGGGTGCCGGGGAGATGACCTCGTTCTCCCGAAAGGAGCTCGATAGCATGATCGAACTGTCGGAAAAGGGAATCCGAGAGCTTTTCGAGGTACAGAGGAGCTGCCTGCGTTGATTGTAATAAACTACCCCGGCCTGCCGCCCGATAATAAGAATGACGGCCGACCGCGAAGTCCCCGGTGAGACCTACGGTTCATCAGGGCAGGCAGGTCGCATCGATCAGGAAATGCCCGAGCGCGGGTTCCCGCGCTCTCAGACAGGGGAGGGAGCGGTGCCCGTTTTAAATAGAAGATTTACGGTAATGTTCGCGGCGCTGATTGTTTTTATAACGACCGGATGGGCCTACGGCCAGCATTATGTGCGCAACACGACGGTTATCGACTCCCCGACAGCGTATACGATCGGAAAAGGTACGTACCAGCTTTCATTTCTCGGGTACGACAGGGGTGGGGTGGAGCTCAAGGCGCTCATCGGCCTGCACGACAATTTTTTCCTTGGTGCGTCTTTCGACATACAGCACTTCATCGGGAAGGATGTCCCGGAACCGAATGTCCCCGGGGTAATCGCCAAAATCAAGTTCACCGACGGCTGGGAGAGCTTCCCGATATCGTTCGCAATAGGCTACGATTCGTTTTACATCGGCGAGCAGGGAAAGCGCGAAAACACCAGGAACAAGCTCAATCGTATGATATACGGCCCGTACTTCGTCATTACAAAACCCATCTATCTCCTCGACGACGAACAGCACATCCACGGTGGAATGAGGACGCCGACACAACCGGATTACGTACCCGAAGACACGGCCTATTTTCTCGGCATCGAAATTCCGCTTGGCGAGTTTTTCGTGCTAAAATACGAAACAGAGCGCGTTTACTACAACTTCAGGCGCTCGGATGAATGGCTCCATAACGTGGGATTGCGGTTTTCTTATCTGGGGCGGATCGGTGTGGAGTTCCACGTTCTGTGCCAATCGGGAGAGCGAGCCAACCGCATAATTAAAATCGAGTATAATGACCAGTTTTAAGGCTTTTATAGCGGTTGTGCTCGGAGCGGCACTTCTTGTGGGGCCGGCCTGTGCCGCGGATACGCGCACCTGCGTCATTGTAATTATCAATAAAAACGAAGACCGCGTGCGTCTTCTTATCGAGACCGCCCGAAGCGAAGCTGAAAAGGAGCGCGGCCTCATGCACAGGAAAAACCTGGAAAAAAACTCCGGCATGCTGTTCATTTTCGCCCAGGAACAGTATCTTAATTTCTGGATGAAGAACACGCATATTCCCCTCAGCATCGCCTATATCGGCGAAAACGGAATCATCAGGGACATGCAGGACATGAGGCCGCTCGACACGTCGGTGACTTATCCTTCGAGGTATCCCGCGCTGTACGCGCTGGAGGTAAACCGGGGCTGGTTTGCCGAAAACGGGATCGTGCCGGGGTGCCGGGTGGAGCTTGATGGATGCATCGGTAAATAGGATACCATCGTCCGCGGACGAGCGGGCGCTTCTTGTGGCGATACGCCTTCATGGCCACGACGAGGACCTTGTCGCGCACTCGCTCGATGAGCTGTCGATGCTCGTCAACACCGCCGGCGCGGTCATCGTCGAGAAGATGATCCTGAAGCGCCGGGAGTTCGACCCCGCGCACCTGATAGGCAAAGGGCAGATGGAAAGGATCACCGCCCTGATCGCCGAAAAGGACATACGCCTGGTCGTTTTCGATCAGAACGCGGTAAAGCCGGCGCAGATCCGCAATCTGGAAACGATATTCAAGTGCAGGGTGGTCGGCCGCACCGAGGTCATACTCGATATCTTCGCCCGCCGGGCGCGAAGCGCGGAATCGAAGATACAGGTCGAGCTTGCGCAGCTTCGCTATATCCTACCGCGGCTCAAAGGCCTGGGGGGGGTGCTTTCCAGACTTGGCGGCGGTATCGGTACGCGCGGCCCCGGCGAAAAAATGCTCGAAACCGATAGACGGCACATCCTTCGCAGAATCGCCAAACTCAACGACAGGCTCGAAGAGATAACCGAACACCGAACGCTCATACGCAGGGGGCGTTCGGGCCGGGTACGCGGAGCGGTGGTCGGCTATACCAACGCCGGAAAATCGACGCTCCTCAATCTGCTCGCACGGGACGATCTCTTTGTGGAAGACAGGCTCTTTGCCACCCTGGACGCGTATACGCGCGTGGTATATCTCGAAAAGGATAAAAAAGCCCTCCTGACCGACACGGTCGGGTTCATCAACAACCTGCCGGCAAACCTCGTAGAGTCGTTCAAGTCGACGCTCGAGGAGATCCGCAACGCGCATTTTATAATACATGTAATCGATATCACCGCGCGAAACCACTCGCAGAACATACGAACCGTGGAAAAGGAACTGGCCGCGCTCGAATGCGTCGATATTCCGACGGTGCTGTTCTTCAACAAAATCGACCGCGCGGAATCAGTCGAGCTCATCGATGCCGTTGGCAACAGGCATCCATCGGCGATAATGGGGTCGGCCATTACCGGCGAGGGTATCGACCGCCTCAAAAACGTCATGATAGAGCTATACGACCGTATTGAACCCCTCAAATCGTAAAGCGGGGGCCCGTTTTTTCCGAAAATAATAACATGAGTGATCGCGCCGCATCCATCCCCGGACTCGTTCTGGCCGCCGCCATCATCGCCCTGGCGCTGTACGGAACACTTTCCGCCCGCAAAGACGACGGAGTGGCCGTTAAAGGAAAAGAGATAGACCGGCTCGAGGACGCCATCATCCTCGAAGGCCTCGAGATGAACACGGAAATACCACCCGAGTCAGAGACGGCGGATCATGGCGGGATGATTCTCTACGATGAAGACTTTATCGTGGAAGGCGACTCGCCCGAACACATCGCGAAAAAGGACGATGCGGGCAATGCCGATTCAATACTCGCTGGTTTAAAAAAGGAGGACGCTCGATGGCATGCGCGTGATTATACGATTCGCAGGGGCGACAATCTGTGGACCATCGCCAAAAAATTCGGAATCGACCATCGTCTGATCATACGGATTAATGAAATACGGAACCCGGACTCTTTAAGACCCGGAAAAAAAATAATGGTCCCGTGCCGAACCGGAGTGTACTATACAGTTCGCCGGGGAGATACGATTACCGGGATAGCGTCGCGATACAGGATAGGCGCCGGCAAAATATCCTCGCACAACGAGATAACCTCGCTTATCAAACCGGGAATGAGGATTTTTCTGCCAGGGGGTGTCGCGCCGGTTGTACGGCGCAGAACCGTGAGCCAGGATCGCGGCGCAATTGCCGATAACCGGATGCTTAAAAAAGACATATTAAAAATGTCGTTCTCCTGGCCGGTGAGGGGCCGGATTACATCGAGTTTTGGCGACAGGAGAGACCCGTTTACGAAAAAGAGAAGGTTCCATTGCGGGATCGATATAAGTCTCGAACCGGGAACACCTGTTAAGGCGGCCGCAGATGGCACGGTGATTTTCAGCGGCTGGAAGGACGGCTATGGCAGCGTGGTTGTAATCAAACATGAAAAAGGCTATATTACGGTATATGCGCATAACAAGTCAAACGGCGTCAAGGAAGGCGAAGAGGTGAAGCGTGGACAGGAGATAGCACTTTCAGGAATGAGCGGTCTCGCGACAGGCGGTCATCTTCACTTCGAGATAAGGAAATACCTTACGCCTCTCAATCCCCTGAGGTTGCTGAGATAGATGATACGGACAGGGAAAAAAGTCATAACCTTTGTTGGTGTGGCTATCGCGGCGACGCTGATATACGGCTCGGCCGGCGCAGCGGTTTTAATGCGGAACGCCGACCAGCAGCCCACGCTGAAGGTTTTCTATCACGAGCAGGACACCGGCGGGTGGAACGCGGTGCTGGTTGGAAAACTTGAATCGATCGGCATGAAAGGCGAAGTCGACAAAGGCGATATAACCGCCGCGGCTCAGGACAAATCCAAGGCCGCCGTGCGACTGTATCATAACGAGGGGATACGGCAGGGGGAGGAGCTTTTCGTCGTTAATGACCGGAACCTCGTCGTTTCACGCATCGAAGTGAAAACGCTGTTTAAAAGCGCGTCATTCGGACATATGCTCGTAGGATATGGGAACCTGAGACTTGCCCGGGCAGGCAATCGCGTGGTGCAGAGAGTCGAGGACCAGTATTCCCGGTACGCGTATATATACAGCTCCAGGGGCGACTTCTACGGGGAAATCGGCGACGAAGGAGAGGCGATAAAACATTACAAGAAGGCGATTGAGCTGGATCGTGGCAACCCGGAGGCGCATCTTGCACTGGGACTTATTTATCTGAAGGGCGACACGCTGCAGTTCGCTTTCAAGGAATTCTCCGAAGCATATAAAAGAATAGCGCGCATGTACGATAAGGAAGACCGGTACATTCTTTTAAAAAGCATGGCTGAGACACGGTACAGGGAGGCCTATTTTACGCGACTTTCGGGCGATCTAAGAAACAAGTACATAAAGGAAGGCATACGGTACGCCGAAGAAGCGCTGGGCATGCACAAAGACTCGCGCGAGGCGCATTTTTACCTCGGTATGTTTCATTACCGGAACCCGGACCGGTCCGATGTAAAAGCGCGTGACCATATGCTTAAAGTACTCGAACTCGATCCGGAAAACGTTGATGCGTGTCTTATACTGGCGGAACTGTATTATAATCACGGGAATAAGGGGAAAGCCAGATCATTCGCGGAACAGGCGCTGAAAATCGACGGAACCAGTGAGCGTGCCAGGTTTATTAAAAGGCTTTCTGAACAGGAATAATGGCAACATGCAGCTTCCGATAACATATATTATGTCGCATTAGAAAATATAAGCCGATTCGAAGATTTCATGCACAGCGGCGGCGACGGTCTTATGCGAATCATGAGCGGCGCCATGGCTCCTTCCCCATATAAGTACATCACACCCTAATCGGCAAGGATGCTTTTGATAATCAGGGAAAGGTGCGTTATTTTCTGTGGCTTTGTTACGATTATATTCTTCCCCTTGCTGATATCGCCATCCGAAAAGGTGTTCATTTCATCGATTAGCAGTATCCTGATCATCGGGTCGATATCATTGATCGAATCCAGCATATTAGCGACATGAAATTCTTTCTGAATATCGATGACGAGCAGATCGAACGGGCTGCCGATGAACATCGCGTCCTCTATCATGGAAATCGACTCGGCGACAGTCTGTGCCTGGTGAATGGTGTATCCCATGGCCTTGAGAATGTTGCCGGTAATAAGCCTCGGAGTTTCCGCGTCATACAGCAGAAGGATCTTGCCTTTTTTGGAAAACGCGGGCGGGGTTTCGACAAAATCCGAAGAAATGCCAGTAATGCCCCGGGAATCCTGTTCATCGTAGGCGGGAATAAAAACTGCAAAAGTCGTGCCCTCATTTTCAGACGATTGAAAGGTAATGTAACCGTTGTGGCTTTTGATGATCGAGTAGCAGGCGGCAAGCCCCAGGCCATGCGAGTTGGCCCGCGTGGTGAAGAAAGGATCGAATATGCGATCCCGAATTTCCCGAGGTACGCCCGGGCCGCTATCGCGGATGAAAATCCTGATGTGTTTGCCGTCGCGCAGCGGAAGAGACTGTGACGAATCGACATACACGTTCCGGGCGGTGATCGTAATCGTCCCCCCTTCCGGCATCGCCTGTATCGCGTTAGCGAAAATATTATTAAATACCTGGCTCATCTGTATTTCGTTGACCCGGGCCTGCCAGATATCGTCGTCTATACGGGTCTCGACCGTGCAGTTTGAGCCGTGCAGAGAGAAGACCGCGGTGTCCTCGATGAGCTGGCGGACATCCGCCACCCTTCGGTCGGATACGCCGTCGTCCCTCGAAAAGCTTACCAGTCTCTGGGTGAGACCGGTTGCCCGTATCAGGCCTTTTTCCGCTTCATCGAGATATTCGCGTATTTCTTCCGGGGAGTTGCCATTCAGCCTGGCGAGAGAAACATTGCCGACCACGGAGGTGAGTATATTATTGTAGTCATGCGCAAGACCGGAAGCAAGGTTGCCGAGGGATTCAAGTTTTTGTATTTTCCGCAATTCGCTCTGAATATTGCGCTCACCGGTGACATCCTTGAATACCATGACCGTGCCGATGTACCCGGATGATCGATCGAGTATCGGGGATATGGTGCTCGAAACGAGTTTCTCCGTGCCGTCCCTGGAAACGAGAATGCGGTTGTATGAGAGCGTGTCGGTTTTACCTGTGGGATCCTGACGGTGTATCGGCTCATGACACAACTCCCGGGTTTTTTCGTCGATGAAATAGAAAACGTCGGTCAGTGATTTGCCGCGCGCTTCATCGAATTTCCAGCCGGTGAGCTTTTCCGCGCTACTGTTCATCAGGGTGATTTTCCCCTGTGTATCGGTCGCTATCACCGCGTCGCCGAGGCATTTTATCGTTACGGCGAGGCGCTCCTTCTCTTCCGCAAGGGCCTCTTCGGCCCTTTTACGGCTCAAGACCCCGGTCATGATCTGGGATGCCACTTTTATCACTTC includes:
- a CDS encoding DUF6079 family protein — protein: MRYGDLIQFEPIESVVQLRDADEVAFARQLVQTYVISSEMAEKL
- the brxF gene encoding BREX-3 system P-loop-containing protein BrxF, which encodes MAEPLADRVIKRIGQAAELYHRLVMLVAPAGAGKTAALQDVHERTAAPLVNVNLELSRRMLDLTERQRALQLPRLLSEIVGSAATDVVLLDNIEVLFDISLKQDPLRLLQGLSRNKTVVAAWSGTIDGEHMVYATPDHPEYRRYPVQDFLVVSPEAAV
- a CDS encoding helix-turn-helix domain-containing protein, with amino-acid sequence MEDRWLSVDEIADHLGIKRDTVYKWISERQMPGHKIGRLWKFNKKEVDEWVKSGGAGDNEPGSKGDR
- a CDS encoding PorV/PorQ family protein, whose protein sequence is MEYRTPKSILILLVCWAFSAMALRSGALAAGSAGTSGADFLEIGVGSRPLGMGEAFTAATDDINSIYYNPAGLGTMRYPVASIMHQELILDSRFENISAAFPIFYGFMGVSNSIFWVPPFDKIDIDGNKTGTVTFYNACFTLAYGQSLGFMEVGGSVKYIHQKIDTLTLHSAAMDFGVLKRLYMYSPFDAPIRNFVLGMSLQNIGTKAKDDELPRLMRMGASYYLTRWFGVNLDVMQYFIDDSDLYDFTYGFEESLRANVGMELNYFNILALRGGYRFNDSGKYSLGMGFNYAVKDVGFSIDASYTDSGIFGPVYSFSITFKLIPKVITVEDQLKAEAHYQKAIKYYIANDIDSALDEFRSCRDYNPYHKNVKKKIQDLEYLKELKRKNEELDQRRTRG
- the rph gene encoding ribonuclease PH, with amino-acid sequence MKNSTRDGRGDDELRPVSATRDIQTAGEGALLFAMGETRVLCAASVSRTVPDHAAAKGWGWITSEYTMLPYSTSPRTERRALRPDGRAIEIQRLVGRSLRSGADLSKLEGYSITVDCDVMKADGGTRTAAITGGFIVLRMAVDALLAKGGLSHDPLQTSVAAVSTGLVDGRMLLDLDYSEDSRASVDMNIVMDDRFNFIEVQGAGEMTSFSRKELDSMIELSEKGIRELFEVQRSCLR
- a CDS encoding DUF192 domain-containing protein, whose translation is MTSFKAFIAVVLGAALLVGPACAADTRTCVIVIINKNEDRVRLLIETARSEAEKERGLMHRKNLEKNSGMLFIFAQEQYLNFWMKNTHIPLSIAYIGENGIIRDMQDMRPLDTSVTYPSRYPALYALEVNRGWFAENGIVPGCRVELDGCIGK
- the hflX gene encoding GTPase HflX, encoding MDASVNRIPSSADERALLVAIRLHGHDEDLVAHSLDELSMLVNTAGAVIVEKMILKRREFDPAHLIGKGQMERITALIAEKDIRLVVFDQNAVKPAQIRNLETIFKCRVVGRTEVILDIFARRARSAESKIQVELAQLRYILPRLKGLGGVLSRLGGGIGTRGPGEKMLETDRRHILRRIAKLNDRLEEITEHRTLIRRGRSGRVRGAVVGYTNAGKSTLLNLLARDDLFVEDRLFATLDAYTRVVYLEKDKKALLTDTVGFINNLPANLVESFKSTLEEIRNAHFIIHVIDITARNHSQNIRTVEKELAALECVDIPTVLFFNKIDRAESVELIDAVGNRHPSAIMGSAITGEGIDRLKNVMIELYDRIEPLKS
- a CDS encoding M23 family metallopeptidase, whose product is MSDRAASIPGLVLAAAIIALALYGTLSARKDDGVAVKGKEIDRLEDAIILEGLEMNTEIPPESETADHGGMILYDEDFIVEGDSPEHIAKKDDAGNADSILAGLKKEDARWHARDYTIRRGDNLWTIAKKFGIDHRLIIRINEIRNPDSLRPGKKIMVPCRTGVYYTVRRGDTITGIASRYRIGAGKISSHNEITSLIKPGMRIFLPGGVAPVVRRRTVSQDRGAIADNRMLKKDILKMSFSWPVRGRITSSFGDRRDPFTKKRRFHCGIDISLEPGTPVKAAADGTVIFSGWKDGYGSVVVIKHEKGYITVYAHNKSNGVKEGEEVKRGQEIALSGMSGLATGGHLHFEIRKYLTPLNPLRLLR
- a CDS encoding tetratricopeptide repeat protein translates to MIRTGKKVITFVGVAIAATLIYGSAGAAVLMRNADQQPTLKVFYHEQDTGGWNAVLVGKLESIGMKGEVDKGDITAAAQDKSKAAVRLYHNEGIRQGEELFVVNDRNLVVSRIEVKTLFKSASFGHMLVGYGNLRLARAGNRVVQRVEDQYSRYAYIYSSRGDFYGEIGDEGEAIKHYKKAIELDRGNPEAHLALGLIYLKGDTLQFAFKEFSEAYKRIARMYDKEDRYILLKSMAETRYREAYFTRLSGDLRNKYIKEGIRYAEEALGMHKDSREAHFYLGMFHYRNPDRSDVKARDHMLKVLELDPENVDACLILAELYYNHGNKGKARSFAEQALKIDGTSERARFIKRLSEQE
- a CDS encoding ATP-binding protein, encoding MNENRHTGIEENLPTKFILKDENLSTERLISGIYRQALAADDLSVFFSECLRTIGESLGVSRIFLYEYREDSLVLKSIHEWTEYRLNGKKDLLSNIPKAKVPWWMKTIAGNEIIKYSDINLIPSAFERRVLKQIGIKSLLAVPLFLSKRFYGFIGIADNRRHREWEDDVIEVIKVASQIMTGVLSRKRAEEALAEEKERLAVTIKCLGDAVIATDTQGKITLMNSSAEKLTGWKFDEARGKSLTDVFYFIDEKTRELCHEPIHRQDPTGKTDTLSYNRILVSRDGTEKLVSSTISPILDRSSGYIGTVMVFKDVTGERNIQSELRKIQKLESLGNLASGLAHDYNNILTSVVGNVSLARLNGNSPEEIREYLDEAEKGLIRATGLTQRLVSFSRDDGVSDRRVADVRQLIEDTAVFSLHGSNCTVETRIDDDIWQARVNEIQMSQVFNNIFANAIQAMPEGGTITITARNVYVDSSQSLPLRDGKHIRIFIRDSGPGVPREIRDRIFDPFFTTRANSHGLGLAACYSIIKSHNGYITFQSSENEGTTFAVFIPAYDEQDSRGITGISSDFVETPPAFSKKGKILLLYDAETPRLITGNILKAMGYTIHQAQTVAESISMIEDAMFIGSPFDLLVIDIQKEFHVANMLDSINDIDPMIRILLIDEMNTFSDGDISKGKNIIVTKPQKITHLSLIIKSILAD